In Caproiciproducens sp. NJN-50, the following are encoded in one genomic region:
- a CDS encoding vitamin B12 dependent-methionine synthase activation domain-containing protein, with amino-acid sequence MKSERLVPDEVLCREARANGSGIAGFVVPSSLRKEDGIFVYPERAKRRGNGDVRTEENEVLRYLGYRGSSASADVRNKVMLCLDQLAETCPGRSVFRRFPVVLGDGCVTLGELKIESRELRVHLDGCREAYLFAATLGARADLLLERYSRTDMSLAAVFQAAAAARVESYCDWIQERLAEEAAGEGLHLRPRYSPGYGDFSILHQKDILRLLDCPKRIGLSMTESFLLVPTKSVTAVIGITADGTTCHIGKCMECGAEHCPFRKEDPNESET; translated from the coding sequence ATGAAGAGCGAGAGGCTCGTACCTGATGAGGTCCTCTGCCGTGAGGCGCGGGCAAACGGAAGTGGTATCGCGGGATTTGTCGTCCCGTCTTCTTTGAGAAAGGAAGACGGGATTTTTGTTTATCCGGAAAGGGCTAAAAGGAGGGGAAACGGCGACGTGCGAACGGAAGAAAATGAAGTTCTCCGCTATCTCGGCTACCGGGGTTCTTCCGCTTCGGCGGACGTGCGGAACAAAGTGATGCTCTGCCTGGATCAACTGGCCGAAACCTGTCCCGGGCGAAGCGTTTTCCGCCGCTTTCCCGTTGTGCTCGGGGACGGCTGCGTTACGCTCGGGGAGCTGAAAATCGAAAGCAGAGAGTTGAGAGTGCACCTGGACGGATGCAGGGAGGCTTACCTATTTGCCGCGACGCTCGGCGCGCGGGCCGATCTTCTGCTTGAACGGTATTCCAGGACCGATATGAGCCTTGCGGCCGTATTTCAGGCGGCTGCCGCCGCAAGGGTGGAAAGCTACTGTGATTGGATTCAGGAACGGCTGGCGGAGGAAGCTGCCGGAGAGGGGCTGCACCTCCGGCCCCGGTACAGCCCCGGTTACGGTGACTTTTCAATCCTGCACCAGAAGGATATCCTTCGCCTTCTCGACTGTCCGAAACGAATCGGGCTCTCCATGACGGAAAGCTTTCTGCTGGTTCCGACCAAATCGGTGACGGCGGTCATTGGGATCACGGCGGACGGTACGACCTGCCATATCGGGAAATGCATGGAATGCGGCGCGGAGCACTGCCCGTTCCGAAAGGAGGACCCAAATGAATCTGAAACATGA